A single genomic interval of Aegicerativicinus sediminis harbors:
- a CDS encoding MFS transporter translates to MKLVKPNLSFWQIWNMNVGFFGIQFSFGLQQTAVNPIFSFLGAHHEDLPLLNLAGPVTGLLIQPIIGAISDKTWLPKWGGRRRPFFLIGAILASLCLVAFPFSSELWFAVGLLWILDAANNTAMEPYRAFVGDKLNDSQLTFGYQMQSLFVGAGITIANFSLFLFQDWFSAPSDVTAGLCSTATETVTAIPKWVYYAFFLGAFASITTILWSVWKTPEIPPSPEDLDKLKTEKKEKSFIKRASEPFVEIAHAIKDMPKLMWKLSGVYFFQWYALFVYWQFITPMLRTSLYGISNDDTTKFEGIMNACNAGESIGMVDVSFAKNIQDLSEQALAQTGLMNGTYNLVTMLTALALVPFARKYGSRSVYVVSLFFAATAMLSMPFIKNEFALLVPMILFGIGWAAMMGIPYSMVSKVIPQERRGVYMGIVNMMIVIPMGIQTVTFGPIIKHWLGNNAVNAILFGGVFFLIAAILATRLGRSMPKEIRFD, encoded by the coding sequence ATGAAACTAGTTAAACCAAACCTTTCTTTTTGGCAAATTTGGAACATGAACGTTGGGTTCTTTGGAATTCAGTTCAGTTTTGGATTGCAACAGACTGCTGTTAATCCCATCTTCTCCTTTTTAGGGGCACACCATGAAGATTTACCACTTCTCAATTTGGCCGGACCAGTTACAGGGTTACTCATTCAACCTATAATTGGAGCAATATCTGATAAGACATGGCTTCCCAAATGGGGAGGACGGCGGCGTCCCTTCTTTTTGATTGGTGCAATTTTAGCGAGTTTATGTTTGGTAGCTTTTCCGTTCAGTTCAGAATTGTGGTTCGCTGTTGGCTTACTTTGGATTCTAGATGCAGCCAATAATACTGCTATGGAACCCTACAGGGCTTTTGTAGGGGACAAATTGAACGATTCCCAATTAACCTTCGGTTACCAAATGCAGAGTTTATTTGTAGGTGCTGGAATTACCATCGCAAATTTCTCTCTTTTCCTTTTCCAAGATTGGTTTAGTGCTCCCTCTGATGTTACCGCTGGACTTTGCAGCACCGCTACAGAAACCGTTACCGCCATTCCAAAATGGGTATATTATGCTTTTTTCCTAGGCGCATTTGCTTCCATAACAACCATACTTTGGTCAGTTTGGAAAACTCCAGAAATACCTCCATCCCCTGAAGATTTAGATAAATTGAAGACAGAAAAAAAGGAAAAATCATTTATTAAAAGGGCTTCTGAACCCTTTGTAGAAATTGCGCATGCCATTAAGGACATGCCCAAGTTAATGTGGAAACTAAGTGGCGTTTATTTCTTCCAGTGGTATGCTCTTTTTGTTTATTGGCAATTTATAACCCCAATGCTCAGAACAAGTCTTTATGGAATTTCAAATGACGACACAACAAAATTTGAAGGGATTATGAATGCCTGTAATGCAGGTGAATCGATTGGAATGGTAGATGTCTCATTTGCTAAAAACATTCAGGATCTATCGGAACAAGCCTTGGCACAAACCGGATTGATGAATGGTACTTATAATTTGGTAACTATGTTAACAGCACTTGCCCTTGTTCCTTTTGCTAGAAAATATGGCTCTCGATCTGTCTATGTTGTGAGCTTATTTTTTGCAGCCACAGCGATGCTAAGTATGCCATTTATTAAAAATGAATTTGCCCTTTTAGTGCCTATGATCCTCTTTGGTATTGGTTGGGCTGCCATGATGGGTATCCCCTATTCTATGGTTTCTAAAGTAATCCCACAAGAACGCCGGGGCGTGTATATGGGTATTGTAAATATGATGATTGTTATTCCAATGGGAATACAAACGGTTACTTTCGGCCCCATCATTAAACATTGGTTGGGAAACAATGCCGTTAATGCAATTTTGTTTGGTGGTGTATTCTTTTTAATTGCGGCAATTCTCGCAACCCGTCTTGGTAGATCTATGCCCAAAGAAATTCGATTTGATTGA
- a CDS encoding glycoside hydrolase 100 family protein produces the protein MDSKLGSYYEQAKALLNTLSTEDGYMASAVSSDNYQRVWARDSIICGIAGLLTKEKNLILGLKNSLLTLARHQHELGMIPSNVLEMKDKADVSFGSLVGRVDSNCWFIIGACLYYNSENDGATWAKLGPVVEKCLQFLKSVEFNGRGWLYTPLSGNWADEYPIQGYTLYDNALYYWARNCYSNINPENEINLQSIERNYLANYWPTEGTEDNLKHHKEAFNEAVKRKQQHFCSYLLPGKYDMRFDCAGHGIALSNWQLPLDQKEGLTKFILNLKNEINVTLPPAFWPVITETECDWEFLRHNYSYSFKNYPYQFHNGGIWPVWLGWLCLGLTFQGLQDISAIIAKDLIDLLPESDWNFNEYFRSDTLEPAGKVQMGFSASGIIFMKFALDSNFDKSILML, from the coding sequence ATGGACTCGAAACTAGGCTCATACTATGAACAGGCCAAAGCCCTGCTTAATACATTATCCACCGAAGATGGATATATGGCAAGTGCCGTAAGTTCTGATAATTATCAAAGGGTTTGGGCTAGGGACAGCATTATATGTGGAATAGCTGGATTGCTAACCAAGGAAAAAAACTTAATTCTTGGATTAAAAAATTCCCTGCTTACGCTGGCCAGACACCAACATGAATTGGGAATGATCCCCTCTAACGTTTTAGAAATGAAGGATAAGGCCGATGTATCCTTCGGAAGCTTGGTTGGTAGGGTAGATTCAAACTGTTGGTTTATTATTGGCGCTTGCCTATATTACAATTCTGAAAATGACGGGGCCACATGGGCAAAATTAGGACCCGTAGTTGAAAAATGTCTTCAGTTTCTTAAATCAGTCGAATTTAATGGAAGGGGTTGGCTTTATACCCCTTTAAGTGGTAATTGGGCAGACGAATACCCCATTCAAGGCTATACACTTTATGACAATGCGCTTTATTATTGGGCAAGAAATTGTTATTCCAATATAAATCCCGAAAACGAAATTAATTTGCAATCCATTGAAAGAAATTATCTTGCAAATTATTGGCCAACTGAGGGAACGGAAGATAATTTAAAACATCACAAAGAGGCCTTTAACGAAGCAGTTAAAAGGAAGCAACAGCATTTTTGTTCTTATCTACTCCCAGGTAAATATGATATGCGTTTCGATTGTGCTGGCCATGGAATTGCACTTTCAAATTGGCAACTTCCTCTGGATCAGAAAGAAGGTTTAACCAAGTTTATTTTAAACTTAAAAAATGAAATAAATGTAACCCTGCCACCGGCTTTTTGGCCAGTTATTACTGAGACCGAATGCGATTGGGAGTTTTTAAGGCATAATTATTCTTATTCATTCAAAAACTATCCTTACCAATTTCATAATGGAGGCATATGGCCTGTTTGGCTGGGATGGCTTTGTCTTGGTCTAACCTTCCAAGGTTTACAAGATATATCTGCCATAATCGCTAAAGATTTAATTGATCTTTTACCAGAATCTGATTGGAATTTCAATGAATATTTCCGTTCCGACACCTTAGAACCTGCTGGTAAAGTACAAATGGGGTTTTCAGCTTCAGGAATAATTTTTATGAAGTTTGCCTTAGATTCAAATTTTGATAAATCTATTTTGATGTTATGA
- a CDS encoding glycoside hydrolase family 97 protein produces MRFSIITVLMLLFALGCEEKEQKNDSGLSVSSPNNENTIHFLLDEKGKPTYLVFHNNEKIVDTSYMAFQFKDLPDMSASFQISASTESSFNETWDMPWGEQATVENKYNELKVELEETIDPHRKMTIIFRAFNDGIGFRYEFPEQENLKEGLITDELTEFNLTGDHKTWWIPGDWDIYEHLYNETSISEIDAISKRNHPNLSATYIPENAVNTPVTMKTDNGLYLSLHEADLTNYAGMTLKVDNKNHSFVSELVGSERLGGKAKLTTPFVTPWRTLQIAKKPGDLIESKLILNLNDPNAIGDVSYFRPMKYVGIWWEMHLGKSTWDMEGSQDMNTFTEGKAGTSRHGATTENAKRYIDFASQNGIKGLLVEGWNTGWDKWINNDREGVFDFITPYPDYDFDAVMDYAKSKGVEMIMHHETSAAPMTYEKQMEPAYNFMVKHGIHSVKTGYVGKIIPEGEYHHGQWMVNHYQKVLEETAKKQIAVDAHEPIKATGKRRTYPNAIAREGLRGQEFNAWATDGGNPPSHLPTVAFTRMLSGPIDFTPGVFDIKFDQYKPNNQVNTTIAQQLALYVVIYSPIQMACDLPENYMVDDKIHPAFQFISDVGVDWQQSKVLDGEVGDFVIIARQEKETSNWFIGGITDENPRDVTLNFDFLEEGKSYAARIYKDGDDADWDTNPTSYTIEEMDVDKQSTIDIHLAAGGGFAISLMTK; encoded by the coding sequence ATGAGATTTTCAATTATTACAGTATTAATGCTCCTTTTCGCATTGGGATGTGAGGAAAAAGAACAAAAAAATGATTCAGGTCTAAGTGTAAGCTCTCCAAATAACGAAAACACAATTCATTTTTTATTAGATGAAAAAGGTAAACCTACCTATTTGGTTTTTCATAACAATGAAAAGATTGTAGATACTTCTTATATGGCATTTCAATTTAAAGATTTGCCAGATATGTCTGCTAGTTTCCAAATTAGTGCCAGTACAGAATCTTCTTTTAATGAAACATGGGATATGCCTTGGGGAGAACAGGCTACCGTTGAAAATAAATATAATGAGTTAAAGGTAGAACTCGAAGAAACCATCGATCCACATCGTAAAATGACCATTATATTTCGGGCTTTTAATGACGGTATTGGTTTTAGATATGAATTTCCTGAACAGGAAAATTTAAAAGAGGGGCTAATTACGGATGAACTTACTGAATTTAATCTTACAGGAGATCACAAGACTTGGTGGATTCCTGGAGATTGGGATATATATGAACACCTATACAACGAAACTTCCATTTCTGAAATTGATGCAATTTCTAAGCGAAACCATCCTAATCTTAGTGCCACCTATATACCGGAAAATGCAGTAAACACACCCGTTACCATGAAAACTGACAACGGTTTGTATTTAAGTCTTCACGAAGCAGATTTAACCAATTATGCTGGTATGACCCTAAAAGTGGACAACAAAAATCACAGTTTTGTTAGTGAACTTGTAGGATCTGAGCGGCTCGGTGGAAAAGCAAAATTGACCACTCCTTTTGTTACGCCGTGGCGTACCTTACAAATTGCAAAAAAGCCAGGTGACCTAATAGAGTCTAAACTTATTCTTAATCTAAATGACCCTAACGCTATTGGTGATGTGAGCTATTTCAGACCAATGAAATATGTTGGAATATGGTGGGAAATGCACCTTGGCAAATCAACCTGGGATATGGAAGGAAGTCAGGACATGAATACGTTCACGGAAGGCAAAGCAGGAACGAGCAGACATGGAGCTACAACTGAAAATGCAAAAAGATATATTGATTTTGCCTCTCAAAATGGTATTAAGGGATTACTTGTTGAAGGTTGGAATACTGGTTGGGATAAATGGATTAACAATGATCGCGAAGGAGTTTTCGATTTTATAACTCCTTACCCAGATTATGATTTTGATGCAGTTATGGATTACGCCAAATCTAAGGGCGTAGAAATGATTATGCACCATGAAACATCCGCAGCACCAATGACCTATGAAAAACAAATGGAACCTGCGTACAATTTTATGGTTAAACACGGTATTCATTCTGTAAAAACTGGTTATGTTGGAAAGATAATTCCTGAAGGAGAATACCATCATGGGCAATGGATGGTGAACCACTATCAAAAAGTATTGGAAGAAACCGCTAAAAAGCAAATTGCGGTAGATGCACATGAGCCAATTAAAGCAACAGGAAAGCGAAGGACTTACCCAAATGCAATTGCAAGAGAGGGTCTTAGAGGTCAAGAATTTAATGCATGGGCAACTGATGGCGGCAATCCACCATCCCATTTACCAACTGTTGCCTTTACAAGAATGTTGAGTGGACCCATTGATTTTACTCCAGGAGTTTTTGATATTAAATTTGATCAATACAAACCAAACAATCAAGTCAATACTACTATTGCCCAACAACTAGCTTTGTATGTGGTAATTTATAGTCCTATTCAAATGGCTTGCGATTTACCAGAAAATTATATGGTAGATGATAAAATACATCCAGCATTTCAATTTATTTCTGATGTTGGAGTTGATTGGCAACAGTCTAAAGTGTTGGATGGTGAGGTTGGAGATTTCGTAATTATTGCAAGACAAGAAAAAGAAACCTCAAACTGGTTTATTGGAGGTATTACGGATGAAAATCCACGCGATGTGACCTTAAATTTTGATTTCCTAGAAGAAGGCAAATCATATGCTGCAAGAATATATAAGGATGGTGATGATGCAGATTGGGATACCAATCCAACTAGCTATACCATTGAAGAAATGGATGTAGATAAGCAATCAACGATTGACATACATTTAGCCGCGGGTGGTGGTTTTGCCATTAGCCTAATGACTAAATAA
- a CDS encoding vanadium-dependent haloperoxidase has translation MKAIKLITTLIGLLFLFNCGKSEPIEISREMYQASVDKVTDIMVHDIFSPPVASRIYVYPNITAYEIMAVHSDSFNSFYGQIKDFPKIQKATDPNVNYDMAALIAHMEVSKRLIFSEQMMEEFRDSLYNIWEKKNPKSLEASIIYGLQVADEIASWIDQDMYKQTRTMPKFTVNTEEVSRWQPTPPAYMDGIEPAWNKIRTLAMESPDQFRPEEHPEFSLEEESQFYQELQEVYEIGNSIRGGGDESEQMEIARFWDCNPYVSVNRGHLMFAKKKITPGAHWIGITEIACRQSDYNFEETLYAYTKTSIALFDGFISCWDEKYRSNLVRPETLINNFIDDQWEPILQTPPFPEYPSGHSVVSGAASTVLTSIFGDNYKFHDDTEEPYGLPARDFTSFNAAADEAAMSRLYGGIHYMAACKNGLVQGRKVGDLVVNKFKMKNF, from the coding sequence ATGAAAGCGATAAAACTAATTACAACACTTATAGGTCTCCTGTTTCTTTTTAATTGCGGTAAATCTGAGCCCATTGAAATAAGCAGAGAAATGTATCAAGCCTCGGTGGATAAGGTCACCGATATAATGGTTCACGATATTTTCTCACCTCCGGTAGCAAGTAGGATTTATGTTTATCCAAATATTACTGCATACGAAATAATGGCCGTTCATTCAGATTCTTTCAATTCATTTTATGGACAGATCAAAGATTTTCCAAAAATCCAAAAAGCCACAGATCCGAATGTAAATTATGATATGGCGGCACTTATTGCCCATATGGAGGTTAGTAAACGTCTTATATTTTCGGAACAAATGATGGAAGAATTCCGAGATAGTCTTTACAATATTTGGGAGAAGAAAAACCCTAAAAGCCTAGAAGCCTCAATAATTTATGGTTTGCAAGTGGCGGATGAAATTGCTTCTTGGATTGATCAAGATATGTATAAGCAAACCCGTACAATGCCCAAATTTACAGTTAACACTGAAGAAGTTTCCCGGTGGCAGCCAACCCCACCTGCTTATATGGATGGTATTGAGCCTGCCTGGAATAAAATACGAACCTTAGCTATGGAATCTCCAGATCAATTTAGACCTGAGGAACACCCAGAATTTTCATTAGAAGAGGAGAGTCAATTCTATCAAGAACTCCAAGAGGTATACGAAATTGGAAACTCTATTAGAGGAGGTGGAGATGAATCAGAGCAAATGGAAATCGCCCGATTTTGGGATTGCAATCCTTACGTATCCGTAAATCGTGGTCATTTAATGTTCGCCAAAAAGAAAATTACCCCCGGAGCCCATTGGATTGGGATAACCGAAATTGCATGTAGGCAAAGTGATTATAATTTTGAAGAGACACTGTACGCGTATACCAAAACTTCTATCGCTTTATTTGATGGATTTATTAGCTGTTGGGATGAAAAATACAGGAGTAATTTGGTTCGTCCTGAGACCTTAATCAACAATTTTATTGATGATCAATGGGAGCCTATTTTACAAACACCTCCTTTCCCCGAATATCCAAGTGGACATTCCGTTGTTTCAGGTGCCGCTTCAACGGTCCTAACCTCCATTTTTGGCGACAACTATAAATTTCATGATGATACAGAAGAACCATATGGGCTTCCTGCAAGAGATTTTACGTCTTTTAACGCTGCTGCCGATGAAGCTGCAATGAGCAGGTTGTACGGAGGCATTCACTATATGGCAGCTTGTAAAAATGGTCTTGTACAGGGCAGAAAAGTGGGTGATTTAGTTGTAAACAAATTTAAAATGAAGAATTTTTAA